One Alkalibaculum bacchi DNA window includes the following coding sequences:
- a CDS encoding glycerol-3-phosphate responsive antiterminator: protein MEGINQKVLPAISTMKDFEKFLESSYEFCIVMDFHIGQLNAISTMAERARKSIIIHVDLIKGLSRDEYAAIYLCQNIKLAGLISTHSSVIQTAKKKNKIAIQRIFLIDGQSLEKSYRLIENSKPDYVEVLPGLMPRMISTVKENIKIPIITGGLITTAEDIEEAIKAGAVAVTTSNRELWKLNDRE from the coding sequence ATGGAAGGAATCAATCAAAAAGTATTGCCGGCTATTTCAACTATGAAGGATTTTGAAAAATTTTTAGAAAGCTCTTATGAATTTTGTATCGTTATGGATTTTCACATTGGACAATTAAATGCTATTTCTACTATGGCTGAAAGGGCTAGAAAGAGCATCATTATTCATGTGGACTTGATTAAGGGATTAAGTAGGGATGAATATGCAGCCATATACTTATGCCAGAATATAAAACTAGCAGGATTGATTTCTACTCATTCTAGTGTCATACAAACGGCTAAGAAGAAAAATAAAATAGCGATTCAGAGAATCTTCTTAATTGATGGTCAATCTCTAGAAAAGAGCTATAGACTGATTGAAAACTCAAAACCAGATTATGTAGAGGTTCTACCTGGCTTAATGCCAAGGATGATTTCTACAGTAAAAGAGAATATAAAGATTCCTATTATAACAGGTGGATTGATTACTACTGCTGAAGATATTGAAGAGGCAATTAAAGCAGGCGCTGTAGCAGTGACCACATCTAATAGGGAATTATGGAAGTTAAATGATAGAGAATAA